The following are encoded in a window of Shewanella psychrotolerans genomic DNA:
- a CDS encoding DUF3010 family protein, whose product MRVCGIELKGGEAIISLLSYEGDTFNVPECRSRSLTVSNSAKTESIKEFHFAFTKLMEDYKVDEVALIEREQKGKLAGSATSFKMEAAIQLCGLPVHLISPVAIKEQLKRNPPMVDFDGLDLKRFQKSAFEVAYTLHNQRIFAKDE is encoded by the coding sequence ATGAGAGTTTGTGGCATTGAGTTAAAAGGTGGCGAAGCCATCATCAGTTTATTAAGTTATGAAGGTGATACTTTTAACGTGCCAGAATGCCGTTCTCGTTCATTAACGGTATCCAATTCAGCCAAGACAGAATCAATTAAAGAGTTCCACTTTGCTTTCACCAAATTGATGGAAGACTACAAAGTCGATGAAGTTGCGCTAATTGAGCGCGAGCAAAAAGGCAAGCTAGCAGGCAGTGCCACCAGCTTTAAAATGGAAGCGGCAATTCAGTTATGCGGTTTACCCGTCCACCTTATTTCACCAGTAGCCATAAAAGAGCAACTAAAGCGTAATCCGCCGATGGTTGACTTTGATGGTCTTGATCTTAAGCGTTTTCAAAAGAGTGCATTTGAAGTGGCTTATACCCTGCATAACCAACGCATATTTGCTAAAGACGAATAG